The uncultured Trichococcus sp. DNA segment CAGTAAGTTGCGTATTATCCACAATACACTCAAATACAGAATTTTGTACCCTTTGCCCATAATTTTGGCAAGTTTTTGCTACCTTGCGCAATCTAGTCCTACCTGCTTTATCCGTTACGCTGACATCATAGGTTATCAATGCTAAAATAACACTTCACCTACTTCCATAGAAAAGGTGGATATTGATCCAAATCTCCTCTTAAAGACCGTGCAAGCAACAGACTTTGAGAATATGGAGCTAATCCCCAGGTTATTTTTTCATCCAAAAATGGGTGTGTAATGGGTTCCTGTTTTTTACTTTGCCAACCTGATATAAATTTCTTTCTGCCCTCATCAGTCATAATCACAGAGCCATTTTCTTTTTGGATAAAATCTTTTTCATTGATGACCTTTAAATTAATTAAGGAAATTACAAACCTGTCTGCCATGATTCCGCGAAATTCTTCCATCAAATCCAAAGCAAGCGATGCCCTTCCTGGTCGGTCACGATGCAAAAAACCAACATATGCATCTAACCCTACCTGCTCCAGAGCTCCGGCAATATCAATCGACAGCAATGTATACGCGAATGATAACATGGCGTTTACATTATCAAGTGGAGGCCTTCTGTTTCTCCCATGAAAATAAAAATGCTCTTTCTGCTGTAAAATCATTTCGTCAAACACACGGTTATAACTGACTGCAGCTTGCCCTTCCAAGCCCCTCAATGATTCAAAGTTATCGCAGACCTTTATTTCTTTCAACAAAACAGCAAGTTGTTGCGATGCATTTTTGAAAGATTTTATGTCTACTGACAAAGGGTGATCTCTAGTTGCTCGTTCCAATATCCACTTGTGATTATAGACTTTCCCGATAATGAAGTTTCGAGCGATTTTTACTGATTCTCTCTCATTTTCGGAAATTTGGTACTGTTTTTTTCGAAGAGTTACATTTCCCCTTGAAGGACCGATTACCCTTGCCATAAATTTCCCACTCTGTCTCATGAAAGTCAAGGATACATTATGCTCCACGCAGTATCTCATCAAAGCTGGACTTGCACCTGTGTAGCCAAACGTAACGATAGATTCAATATTATGCATCGGGACTCTACCGATTTTTGTATCATTATTCAATACTACAAGATTATCGCCATCCAAAGAAAGATAGGAATCTGGCGTGGTAACGTAAATTGTATTAAGTAATTTCTTCAAAACCAAGCCTCCTTTCCAAATAGGAACTGACTGATTCCTTATTCATTAACTTAGGTAGGCAGATATCCTTTAATGAGCAACGCTCACAATGTGGACCTGTTTTCACTTTGGGAGTATACCTTTTTAGTGTAGTGTCTCATTGATATTTAGAAATAAAAATTATATTCTCAATTCCTTTTAAACGTTCGAAAGAACAGTTTTAGGATACAAAGAAATCATTTTTGTCCGTGCTTCAGTATTTGTAAAGTGCCATCGGATTTTTGCTGATCGGGCATTCCGGCCTCGCTCCCAGGCAGACAACTCCGAACCGAGCGTCTCGATATTATCAATTCTACGAGATAAACATTGCTTGTTCATCACGTTCAATTCTATTTCGGCAATATTCAACCAACTACCATGTTTTGGTGTGAAATGCACTTCTAAGCGCCGAGCTATTCTCCGTGCCTCTTCGGGCGGAAATGCTTTATAGAGTGAAGCGATTGTATGGGTGTTCAGGTTATCCAGAACCAAAATGATTTTCTCAACAGACGGATAACTAACGTCTACAAGGTATTGAATCTCCTCGGCCCAATCTATTGCTGTTCGTTGCGTGCGGACGTTCACATGCCGGGTTCCACCAAGTGGTTCGGTGAAGACGAAGATGCTACAGGTTCCCTGTCTCACGTATTCAGAATCAATTTTTTGGTCACTGCCTTCCCGCATGGGAAGGGGTTCTCTTGATTCACCCAGAAGTTGATAAGGTTTTTCGTCCATACAAACGACCGGCTGACAAGGATTGTATGGCAGTTCATAGACGTCAAGGACATCTTCCATGCAGGCTACGAATGCTCCGTTTTCTTTTGGTGGGATGCACCAGTATTGTTTTTTGTGAGGTCGTAATTCGTTTTTTTTAACGTTCTTCCAATGGCATCCTTACCTACCGGAATGACAAGCTCAACTTTTGCTTGCTCTTCCAAAAGGCGTAATGTCCATCTGGAACGGCCGTCCGGAGCGGGGCCGCAGGCGATTTCAATAAGTTTCGCTTCCGCACGTCCATCAACTTTCCGACGGGCATTGTCCGAGTTGACACTTCTGCTTACGTAAAGCACTCTCTCAATACCACCCTCAACATAGTACTTGATAACATTGTAAACAGTCGCGTAACAAACACCTATAGTTTTGACGCATTGTTGTTGGGTGGACGGTTTCCCGTGCGCTTCATCGAGGTCTAATAAAATTTGGCATCTGCATTTTATGGTCTTAGTAGTCGTTTTCTTCCGCTTGACGCTTTCCAATTTGCGGACTTCAGCATCTGTTAATGAGATAACGTACTTCTTGTTTCTGCCCATTTTAAACACCGCCGTTTATTTTTATTATACGCCACAACGAGGGGAACTCTACATAGATACAGACTCAATAGCTTACTTATTTTTCAACGCTACAATACATTAGGTATAAATCATGCATCTCAGCAAACATTTTTCTTACCCTATCACGTAACTCCGGGGTAATATGTACCTCAGACCTTCGTTTGGTTTCATTATAGAATAGATATCCCACATCGATCGAACATAAAAGCATTTCTTCTAGACAAAGGGATTGAGCAACCATTTGCAGAATATCCGCATCATTTCCTTTGGGTTTTCCGTGTTTATATTCAACAGGAACAGGAAGATAGAGCCCCTCCTCACCATGGATGGATACTCCATTTTCATTTTGAATAAATTCAACAACATCACAAATGCCTGATGTGCCTAAGATATACGATTTTACCGGCATTCCGCGAATGATGAGTTTTTCTTTCCGTTTTTCTCTGATGAAGGGCTCATCAGCCTTTTTATGGAGATTTTGCCCTTCAATCGTTAATTCGTTTTCTTCCCATTGCTGTTCGATATGAATCAATGCCCACTGTCGTTTACAAAATACAAAATGTTGAATTCCTGATAATAAAAGAAAGTCATCTTCATCATAAACCATCCAGAATCTCCACATTCAAATTATCTAACGAGGCAAGTTCTACAGCATAATCTTCAAAAGAAGACGGGTGCTCGGTTTTCTTTTCAAGCGATAGCAAGCGGTGCACTTTTGCTGAAGAATATTGCCCTAGCTTGGACGTGTGATCCCACCAGTAGACTTTATTCACCTCCATGCTGCCATCGGGTCTTGCCGAGGATACATCGTTAGCAAATAACGTTTGAAGCGCCATTTTGATTTTCTCAGCATCTTCGTTTGTAAACCCAGTTTTTTCAGCTAACTGGGTATTGATACTACCTTTCAATACATAAACACCGAATTCTACAAAATGCTTCATCCCCATTGTGTCCGACCCTTTTGTATCTGAAGTTGTAGAATTAACGCTTTTTGTGATTTGCATACTTGTCACATCTACCGGATCTACGCTCACGGCGGTCTGTATAGAAACTGGTCCTCTCACGCCAACCGAAAGTTCAGATCCTTTAAATGCAAACACTTGGCCAAAACTTCTGACATCTGTCCATTCTGAGCAAGCAACTGAGGCAAACTCATCCGATGTTATTTTAGATTTCTTATCAACAAGAGCCTTCTTCAATGTTTCATTAGAGTCCGCACGATCCCTGAGAGATTGGAAACCATCATCTGTTCGATCTTGCGATTGTACGAAAATTGAATCTCCCATATCTTGAAGTCTATTGCGTATTTTTCTTTTAATGCATACATCTGACATTTCGCCTTTTCCATCATAGTTTTGTCTTGGACGATTACCATTCAAGGGATCTCCGTTGGGATTGGCCTTTGTCACCGAAATGATTGCTGCGAAATCAATTTTGTGATCTAATACTGACATGTTTGTTTCCTCCTTTTATTTATGCTTTTATTTATCGTGTGGTGTTATTTCAGTTAAAATCTCAACTTTCTGTTTTTTGGAATATAATTCTTGCCGTTGGCTGGAATAACCTAACAAATAGACACTCTTCAATGGTTTATCATTGAACTCTTCAAATTCAATTTTGGAAAGTATCTCATCTATTTGTTTTGTATAGAAAATTGATTT contains these protein-coding regions:
- the cas1c gene encoding type I-C CRISPR-associated endonuclease Cas1c; its protein translation is MKKLLNTIYVTTPDSYLSLDGDNLVVLNNDTKIGRVPMHNIESIVTFGYTGASPALMRYCVEHNVSLTFMRQSGKFMARVIGPSRGNVTLRKKQYQISENERESVKIARNFIIGKVYNHKWILERATRDHPLSVDIKSFKNASQQLAVLLKEIKVCDNFESLRGLEGQAAVSYNRVFDEMILQQKEHFYFHGRNRRPPLDNVNAMLSFAYTLLSIDIAGALEQVGLDAYVGFLHRDRPGRASLALDLMEEFRGIMADRFVISLINLKVINEKDFIQKENGSVIMTDEGRKKFISGWQSKKQEPITHPFLDEKITWGLAPYSQSLLLARSLRGDLDQYPPFLWK
- the cas7c gene encoding type I-C CRISPR-associated protein Cas7/Csd2; translated protein: MSVLDHKIDFAAIISVTKANPNGDPLNGNRPRQNYDGKGEMSDVCIKRKIRNRLQDMGDSIFVQSQDRTDDGFQSLRDRADSNETLKKALVDKKSKITSDEFASVACSEWTDVRSFGQVFAFKGSELSVGVRGPVSIQTAVSVDPVDVTSMQITKSVNSTTSDTKGSDTMGMKHFVEFGVYVLKGSINTQLAEKTGFTNEDAEKIKMALQTLFANDVSSARPDGSMEVNKVYWWDHTSKLGQYSSAKVHRLLSLEKKTEHPSSFEDYAVELASLDNLNVEILDGL
- the cas4 gene encoding CRISPR-associated protein Cas4 → MVYDEDDFLLLSGIQHFVFCKRQWALIHIEQQWEENELTIEGQNLHKKADEPFIREKRKEKLIIRGMPVKSYILGTSGICDVVEFIQNENGVSIHGEEGLYLPVPVEYKHGKPKGNDADILQMVAQSLCLEEMLLCSIDVGYLFYNETKRRSEVHITPELRDRVRKMFAEMHDLYLMYCSVEK
- a CDS encoding helix-turn-helix domain-containing protein, encoding MGRNKKYVISLTDAEVRKLESVKRKKTTTKTIKCRCQILLDLDEAHGKPSTQQQCVKTIGVCYATVYNVIKYYVEGGIERVLYVSRSVNSDNARRKVDGRAEAKLIEIACGPAPDGRSRWTLRLLEEQAKVELVIPVGKDAIGRTLKKTNYDLTKNNTGASHQKKTEHS
- a CDS encoding IS630 family transposase, giving the protein MPPKENGAFVACMEDVLDVYELPYNPCQPVVCMDEKPYQLLGESREPLPMREGSDQKIDSEYVRQGTCSIFVFTEPLGGTRHVNVRTQRTAIDWAEEIQYLVDVSYPSVEKIILVLDNLNTHTIASLYKAFPPEEARRIARRLEVHFTPKHGSWLNIAEIELNVMNKQCLSRRIDNIETLGSELSAWERGRNARSAKIRWHFTNTEARTKMISLYPKTVLSNV